The Saccharomonospora cyanea NA-134 genome includes a region encoding these proteins:
- a CDS encoding pseudouridine synthase, which yields MRRARRPPSPLPQRDGLDAARIRLPAQGPWETVRDYLVRKLNRLPPERIDEMLRQERFVTLDGPIAPDAKFLPNTLVWFHRELPDEVPVPFEIEVVYSDDDIVVADKPHFLATTPRGGHVRQTALVRLRHALGFRDLAPVHRLDRVTAGLLLFVTRRELRAPYQQLFQRRLVRKEYEAVAPYDPSLELPRTVRSHIVKKRGVLTAKEVPGPPNAETHVELLDHADGLGRYRLLPTTGRTHQLRVHMTSLGVPILGDTFYPEVRETAPDDFTRPLQLLARALEFDDPVTGERRRFESRRELAAWSDHPAWLSGRA from the coding sequence ATGAGACGTGCGCGCAGACCGCCTTCTCCCCTGCCGCAGCGCGACGGGCTCGACGCCGCCCGCATCCGGCTTCCCGCGCAGGGGCCGTGGGAGACGGTGCGCGACTACCTGGTGCGCAAACTGAACCGACTGCCGCCCGAACGCATCGACGAGATGCTCCGGCAGGAGCGTTTCGTCACACTCGACGGGCCGATCGCACCGGACGCGAAGTTCCTGCCGAACACGCTCGTCTGGTTCCACCGTGAGCTGCCCGACGAGGTGCCGGTTCCGTTCGAGATCGAGGTCGTGTACTCCGACGACGACATCGTCGTGGCCGACAAACCGCACTTCCTCGCCACCACCCCGCGCGGCGGTCACGTGCGGCAGACGGCGCTGGTGCGCCTGCGCCACGCCCTCGGATTCCGGGATCTCGCTCCGGTGCACCGGCTCGACCGCGTCACCGCAGGCCTGCTGCTGTTCGTGACCCGGCGAGAGCTGCGCGCGCCGTACCAGCAGCTCTTCCAGCGACGGCTGGTGCGCAAGGAGTACGAGGCGGTCGCGCCGTACGACCCGAGTCTGGAGCTGCCGCGCACGGTGCGCAGCCACATCGTCAAGAAGCGTGGCGTGCTCACCGCCAAGGAGGTGCCGGGACCACCCAACGCCGAGACGCACGTGGAACTGCTCGACCACGCCGACGGTCTCGGCCGGTACCGGCTGCTGCCCACCACCGGCCGCACCCACCAGCTCCGAGTGCACATGACGAGCCTGGGTGTGCCGATCCTCGGCGACACCTTCTATCCCGAGGTCCGTGAAACCGCCCCCGACGACTTCACCCGGCCGCTCCAGCTCCTCGCCAGAGCGCTGGAGTTCGACGACCCGGTCACGGGAGAACGTCGCCGCTTCGAGAGTCGGCGGGAGCTGGCGGCGTGGTCGGACCACCCGGCGTGGCTGTCCGGGCGGGCGTGA
- a CDS encoding DNA gyrase/topoisomerase IV subunit A, with the protein MARRKNPTTRVDPSAFDQAGARVFDNPVKTEIEDSYLEYAYSVIHSRALPDARDGLKPVHRRILYSMHENGYRPNHAYVKSSRVVGDVMGRYHPHGDTAIYDAMVRLAQDFSMNVPLVDGHGNFGSPDDGPAASRYTEARMSPEAMLLVGELGEDTVDFRANYDGSLTEPSVLPAAFPNLLVNGTSGIAVGMATNMIPHNLGEVVAAARWLINHPNASLDKLMEFVPGPDLPTGGQLLGLDQVRKAYETGRGVVRMRAKVTTGPLEGSRRQGITVTELPYGVGPEKVIERITDEVNKTKRLTGIADVKDLTDRENGTKLVIECKVGVNPQALLADLYRLTPLEQSFGINNLVLVDGQPRTLGLKELLEVFLSHRYEVVTRRTRYRRRKREERLHLVEGLLVALLDIDKVIKLIRGSENAQAAKDGLMKRFKLSEIQATYILDTPLRRLTKYDKLELESEQDRLREEIAELTAILDDEKVLKRVVSKELAAVAKEFSSPRRTSLVDGDLKEVLEASKPAGPLEVADDPCQVILSATGLVARTAAESEEAVEGRRRSGRARHDVISAMVHTTARGQVLLVTNRGRAFKTDVLPLPVLPQSSGTVSLRGGMTVRELVPLEGDEKVVGLAPLGEQAEGSPGLALGTRQGVVKVCAPDWPVRADEFDVISLKDGDEIVGATWLTDGNETLAFVSSQAALLRYEASLVRPQGLRGGGVAGINLGKDAEVVFFGAVRTDDTEHGEPMVVTATGETVKVTPFAEYPTKGRATGGVRAHRFLKGERQLVLAWIGPRPVGSSKRGEAVELPEVDLRRDGSGAAHPGPDVVGRQIERP; encoded by the coding sequence ATGGCACGGCGCAAGAACCCGACCACCCGCGTCGACCCATCGGCCTTCGACCAGGCGGGCGCGCGGGTCTTCGACAACCCGGTGAAGACCGAGATCGAGGACTCGTACCTGGAGTACGCGTACTCGGTCATCCACTCCCGCGCGCTGCCCGACGCGCGCGACGGCCTCAAGCCGGTACACCGCCGCATCCTCTACTCGATGCACGAGAACGGTTACCGGCCCAACCACGCGTACGTGAAGTCGTCGCGCGTGGTCGGCGACGTGATGGGCCGCTACCACCCGCACGGCGACACGGCCATCTACGACGCCATGGTGCGGCTCGCGCAGGACTTCTCGATGAACGTGCCGCTCGTGGACGGGCACGGCAACTTCGGAAGCCCGGACGACGGCCCGGCCGCCTCGCGTTACACCGAAGCCCGCATGTCGCCCGAGGCCATGCTGCTCGTCGGTGAGCTGGGCGAGGACACCGTCGACTTCCGGGCGAACTACGACGGATCGCTGACCGAGCCGTCGGTGCTGCCCGCCGCCTTCCCGAACCTGCTGGTCAACGGCACGTCCGGCATCGCGGTCGGCATGGCCACCAACATGATCCCGCACAACCTCGGCGAGGTCGTGGCCGCCGCGCGGTGGCTCATCAACCATCCGAACGCCTCGCTGGACAAGCTCATGGAGTTCGTCCCCGGTCCCGACCTGCCCACGGGTGGGCAACTGCTGGGGCTCGACCAGGTACGCAAGGCGTACGAGACCGGGCGGGGCGTCGTGCGGATGCGTGCGAAGGTCACCACCGGCCCCCTCGAGGGCAGCCGCAGGCAGGGCATCACCGTCACCGAACTGCCCTACGGGGTCGGTCCGGAGAAGGTGATCGAACGCATCACCGACGAGGTCAACAAGACCAAGCGACTCACCGGCATCGCCGACGTCAAGGACCTCACCGACCGCGAGAACGGCACGAAGCTCGTGATCGAGTGCAAGGTCGGCGTCAACCCGCAGGCCCTGCTCGCCGACCTCTACCGGCTCACGCCGCTGGAGCAGTCCTTCGGCATCAACAACCTCGTGCTGGTCGACGGCCAGCCGCGCACGCTCGGGCTCAAGGAACTCCTCGAGGTCTTCCTCTCCCACCGGTACGAGGTCGTCACGCGGCGCACGCGCTACCGCCGCCGCAAGCGCGAGGAGCGCCTGCACCTGGTGGAGGGCCTGCTCGTCGCGCTGCTCGACATCGACAAGGTCATCAAGCTGATCCGGGGCAGTGAGAACGCGCAGGCCGCCAAGGACGGCCTCATGAAGCGGTTCAAGCTCTCCGAGATCCAGGCCACCTACATCCTCGACACGCCGCTGCGCAGGCTCACCAAGTACGACAAGCTCGAACTGGAGTCCGAACAGGACAGGTTGCGCGAGGAGATCGCGGAGCTGACGGCGATCCTCGACGACGAGAAGGTGCTCAAGCGGGTCGTTTCGAAGGAACTCGCCGCGGTGGCCAAGGAGTTCTCCAGCCCGCGTCGCACGTCGCTGGTCGACGGCGACCTCAAGGAGGTGCTGGAGGCGTCCAAGCCCGCGGGCCCGCTCGAAGTGGCCGACGACCCGTGCCAGGTGATCCTGTCGGCCACCGGGCTCGTCGCCAGAACGGCGGCCGAGTCGGAGGAGGCCGTCGAGGGCCGCAGGCGCAGCGGCCGGGCGAGGCACGACGTGATCTCCGCGATGGTGCACACCACGGCCCGGGGACAGGTGCTGCTGGTGACCAACCGCGGCCGGGCGTTCAAGACCGACGTGTTGCCGCTTCCCGTGCTGCCGCAGTCGTCCGGCACCGTGTCTCTGCGCGGGGGGATGACCGTGCGCGAACTCGTGCCCCTGGAAGGTGACGAGAAGGTGGTGGGACTCGCGCCGCTCGGCGAGCAGGCGGAGGGTTCGCCGGGCCTCGCCCTCGGCACCCGGCAGGGTGTGGTGAAGGTCTGCGCGCCCGACTGGCCGGTGCGCGCCGACGAGTTCGACGTCATCAGCCTCAAGGACGGTGACGAGATCGTCGGCGCCACGTGGCTCACCGACGGAAACGAGACGCTCGCGTTCGTGTCGTCCCAGGCGGCGCTGCTGAGGTACGAAGCTTCGCTCGTGCGGCCCCAGGGGTTGCGTGGCGGTGGCGTCGCCGGCATCAACCTGGGCAAGGACGCCGAAGTGGTGTTCTTCGGCGCCGTGCGCACTGATGACACCGAGCACGGCGAACCCATGGTGGTGACGGCCACCGGTGAGACGGTGAAGGTCACGCCGTTCGCGGAGTACCCCACCAAGGGACGGGCGACCGGCGGGGTGCGCGCACACCGCTTCCTCAAGGGAGAGAGGCAACTCGTGCTCGCGTGGATCGGACCCCGGCCCGTGGGGTCGTCGAAGAGGGGCGAGGCCGTCGAGCTGCCCGAAGTGGACCTGAGGCGGGACGGCTCCGGAGCCGCACACCCCGGACCGGACGTGGTGGGCCGTCAGATCGAACGGCCCTGA
- a CDS encoding zinc-dependent alcohol dehydrogenase family protein yields the protein MRAAVVDQPGTIRVGDVPDPKPGPRDVVVKVGACGICGTDVHIADGHFPPTPYPIVPGHEFAGEIVELGPDVPGGWAVGDRVAVDPSLFCGHCGPCRAGHGNLCANWGATGDTVDGAFAEYVAVPAATCYRMPDDMTYAQGALVEPVSCAVHGVRRIGVEAGERFLVMGAGTMGLIMQQLLQRAGAHVTVVDRNTDRLLRAKSLGAAAVAGDAAELDGETFDAAVDCTGVVPAIEAAFDRLRRGGRLLVFGVAPEADRVSLSPFRIYNDEITVVGSMAVLHSYGAALDLVASGAVDTDALVTHSLPLERFADALDLMRGGTGLKIQVVPGGE from the coding sequence ATGCGTGCCGCTGTCGTGGACCAACCCGGAACCATCAGGGTCGGGGACGTGCCGGACCCGAAGCCCGGGCCACGGGACGTGGTGGTGAAGGTGGGTGCGTGCGGCATCTGCGGCACCGACGTGCACATCGCCGACGGCCACTTCCCGCCGACGCCCTATCCCATCGTGCCGGGGCACGAGTTCGCGGGCGAGATCGTGGAGCTGGGCCCGGACGTGCCCGGCGGTTGGGCGGTCGGCGACCGGGTGGCCGTCGACCCCTCGCTGTTCTGCGGCCACTGCGGCCCCTGCCGGGCCGGACACGGCAACCTCTGCGCCAACTGGGGAGCCACGGGCGACACCGTCGACGGGGCGTTCGCCGAGTACGTCGCCGTGCCCGCGGCCACCTGCTACCGCATGCCCGACGACATGACCTACGCGCAGGGCGCCCTCGTGGAGCCGGTCTCCTGCGCCGTCCACGGCGTCCGGCGGATCGGTGTGGAGGCGGGGGAGCGGTTCCTCGTCATGGGCGCGGGCACGATGGGCCTGATCATGCAGCAACTGCTGCAGCGTGCGGGCGCCCACGTCACCGTGGTCGACCGCAACACGGACCGGCTGCTGAGGGCGAAGTCCCTGGGCGCCGCCGCCGTCGCGGGCGACGCGGCGGAGCTGGACGGCGAGACGTTCGACGCGGCGGTGGACTGCACCGGCGTGGTCCCCGCGATCGAGGCGGCGTTCGACAGGCTGCGCAGGGGTGGGCGGCTGCTGGTGTTCGGGGTCGCGCCGGAGGCGGACCGCGTGTCGCTGTCACCGTTCCGCATCTACAACGACGAGATCACCGTCGTGGGATCGATGGCGGTGCTGCACAGCTACGGTGCGGCGCTCGATCTCGTCGCGAGCGGCGCCGTCGACACCGACGCTCTGGTGACGCACTCGTTGCCGCTGGAGCGGTTCGCCGACGCGCTCGATCTCATGCGCGGCGGTACGGGACTGAAGATCCAGGTCGTTCCGGGAGGAGAGTGA
- a CDS encoding sugar-binding transcriptional regulator, whose translation MSARNRSWSLLDTVETATIAHRFYVRGESKLDIAKDMGMSRFKVARLLDKALETGLVRIEFSLPEPVEVGLSEELRAAYGLRNAFVLERAEKAESRPELRQRIGALAARLLSDIATVDDVIGLSWARSVNVMTEHIRTLPRCPIVQLCGVQAGMDRRDRSVETVSRLAGVSGGEAYPIYAPLVLPDRRTTDILRRQPGIVETFRRYRDLTKAVVSIGAWREGESTVYDALSQAERDSITRRGATAEVAARLFDADGNALDTGLSHHVLAISHEELRRVPEVIALGYTIPKAEAVDAVLRSGTVTTLVTDHDTARRVLDLAEQRPPSP comes from the coding sequence GTGAGCGCACGGAACCGTTCCTGGTCGTTACTCGACACCGTCGAGACCGCAACCATCGCCCACCGCTTCTACGTCCGGGGCGAATCGAAACTGGACATCGCGAAGGACATGGGCATGAGCCGGTTCAAGGTCGCCCGACTCCTCGACAAAGCCCTGGAAACAGGCCTCGTAAGGATCGAGTTCTCACTGCCGGAACCCGTCGAGGTCGGGCTGTCCGAAGAACTGCGTGCCGCGTACGGGCTCCGCAACGCCTTCGTACTCGAACGAGCGGAGAAAGCCGAGTCGCGCCCAGAACTCCGCCAGCGCATCGGCGCGCTCGCCGCGCGGTTGCTGTCGGACATCGCCACCGTCGACGACGTCATCGGCCTGTCCTGGGCGCGTTCGGTGAACGTCATGACCGAGCACATCCGCACGCTGCCACGCTGCCCGATCGTCCAACTGTGCGGGGTGCAGGCGGGAATGGACCGGCGCGACCGGTCGGTGGAGACGGTGTCCCGGCTCGCGGGTGTGTCAGGCGGCGAGGCGTACCCCATCTACGCGCCGCTCGTACTGCCCGACCGGCGCACCACCGACATCCTGCGCAGGCAACCGGGCATCGTCGAGACGTTCCGCCGCTATCGCGACCTCACCAAGGCAGTGGTGAGCATCGGCGCGTGGCGCGAAGGTGAGTCCACTGTGTACGACGCACTGTCACAGGCCGAGCGCGACTCCATCACCCGCCGGGGCGCGACGGCGGAGGTGGCGGCGCGCCTGTTCGACGCCGACGGCAACGCGCTCGACACCGGACTCTCGCACCACGTCCTGGCCATCAGCCACGAAGAACTCCGGCGAGTTCCGGAGGTGATCGCCCTCGGCTACACCATCCCCAAGGCCGAGGCCGTCGACGCCGTCCTGCGCTCGGGTACCGTGACCACGCTCGTCACCGACCACGACACGGCCCGCCGGGTCCTCGACCTGGCGGAACAACGCCCGCCGTCCCCCTGA
- a CDS encoding carbohydrate ABC transporter permease: MTTTLAEKTTTPPPTPGRPRRRENPWKRRAPLLPALVFTIAVTQVPFLLTVIYSFQSWNLVRPGSQHFVGFDNYVDVLTDSQFRGAMLNTLLLTVVCVFVSMLLGLGLALLLDRAFPGRAIVRTLIITPFLILPAAGALLWKTTMFDPTYGLVNFVFGAEVDWLSEFPLASVMAQIVWQWTPFMTLLILAGLQAQSKEVLEAAQMDGAGRWRTFASVTLPQLARYLQLAALLGAIYIVNSFDAIYLMTQGGPGTASTNLPFYIYQRAFEGFDIGQSSAMGVIVVVLTLVVATFALRLMFRSFDVSGGVK, encoded by the coding sequence ATGACGACGACACTGGCAGAGAAGACCACCACCCCGCCGCCGACACCGGGACGGCCACGGCGCAGGGAGAACCCGTGGAAGCGCCGGGCGCCGCTGCTGCCCGCGCTCGTGTTCACCATCGCGGTGACGCAGGTGCCGTTCCTGCTGACCGTGATCTACTCGTTCCAGTCGTGGAACCTGGTGCGGCCGGGCTCGCAGCACTTCGTGGGGTTCGACAACTACGTCGACGTGCTGACCGACAGCCAGTTCCGGGGCGCGATGCTCAACACGCTGCTGCTGACGGTGGTGTGCGTGTTCGTGTCGATGTTGCTGGGCCTCGGTCTGGCCCTGCTGCTCGACAGGGCGTTCCCGGGCAGGGCGATAGTACGGACGCTGATCATCACGCCGTTCCTCATCCTTCCCGCGGCGGGCGCGCTGCTGTGGAAGACCACGATGTTCGACCCGACGTACGGGCTGGTGAACTTCGTGTTCGGCGCGGAGGTCGACTGGCTGTCGGAGTTCCCGTTGGCGTCGGTGATGGCGCAGATCGTGTGGCAGTGGACGCCGTTCATGACGCTGCTGATCCTCGCCGGTCTCCAGGCACAGTCGAAGGAGGTGCTGGAGGCGGCGCAGATGGACGGCGCGGGACGGTGGCGCACCTTCGCTTCGGTGACGCTGCCGCAGCTCGCCAGATACCTGCAACTGGCGGCGTTGCTCGGTGCGATCTACATCGTCAACTCGTTCGACGCGATCTACCTCATGACCCAGGGTGGCCCCGGCACGGCGAGCACCAACCTGCCGTTCTACATCTACCAACGGGCCTTCGAGGGCTTCGACATCGGCCAGTCGTCGGCGATGGGTGTCATCGTGGTGGTGCTGACCCTGGTGGTCGCCACGTTCGCCCTGCGCCTGATGTTCCGGTCGTTCGACGTGAGCGGAGGCGTGAAGTGA
- a CDS encoding PQQ-dependent sugar dehydrogenase yields the protein MPKLGRRTLTATSAAALLTAVLLPQASAQTDEPIADPLPDAKVSGLGITVEKLFTLPESEPEVPPTDPRIQRWARINYLGEIPDGSGRFYVPDLNGPMYVIDDGEIHEYLDLKAEFAPEFWASRGMGSGAGFITFHPDFEENGKVYTVHTEARDALTDEEPDLPNRHESVVQSVVTEWTADDPSANTFSGTQREILRLSFPTFIHAIQQIDFNPTAEPGDPDYGLLYIAAGDGGAGVYSDVPQDLSVPAGKILRIDPLGEGSANGEYGIPRSNPFVGRDDALGEIYAYGLRDPHRFSWDTRTGKMYLGSIGQHQVESIYEVRRGDNFGWSDREGPFVYKWDSEGCAVYPLPPDDRRHGYTYPVAAYDHDAPAGYCSDVGRAVIGGFVYRGDDVRLLRGKYLFGDGVDGRLFYTDAHQMRRGVKDHTDLATLYSMRIYDTDGDVLTMQDLAGDERVDLRFGTDAEGELYILSKANGTVWKVTGAQWRRP from the coding sequence ATGCCGAAGCTCGGACGACGAACCCTGACCGCCACCTCTGCGGCCGCCCTTCTCACGGCAGTCCTCCTGCCACAGGCGAGCGCGCAGACCGACGAACCGATCGCCGACCCCCTGCCCGACGCGAAGGTCTCCGGCCTGGGCATCACGGTCGAGAAGCTGTTCACCCTCCCGGAGTCGGAGCCGGAGGTTCCCCCGACCGATCCGCGCATCCAGCGCTGGGCCCGGATCAACTACCTCGGCGAGATCCCCGACGGCTCCGGCCGGTTCTACGTGCCCGACCTCAACGGTCCGATGTACGTGATCGACGACGGAGAGATCCACGAGTACCTCGACCTCAAGGCCGAGTTCGCCCCGGAGTTCTGGGCGAGCCGGGGCATGGGCAGCGGGGCTGGCTTCATCACGTTCCACCCGGACTTCGAGGAAAACGGCAAGGTCTACACCGTCCACACCGAAGCCCGTGACGCACTGACCGACGAGGAGCCGGACCTGCCGAACCGGCACGAATCCGTGGTGCAGAGCGTCGTCACCGAGTGGACGGCCGACGACCCGTCCGCCAACACGTTCAGCGGCACCCAACGCGAGATCCTGCGCCTGTCCTTCCCCACGTTCATCCACGCGATCCAGCAGATCGACTTCAACCCCACCGCCGAGCCCGGCGACCCGGACTACGGGCTGCTCTACATCGCCGCGGGCGACGGCGGCGCGGGCGTCTACAGCGACGTCCCACAGGACCTCTCCGTGCCGGCGGGCAAGATCCTGCGCATCGACCCGCTGGGCGAGGGCAGCGCGAACGGCGAGTACGGCATCCCGAGATCGAACCCGTTCGTCGGCCGCGACGACGCGTTGGGCGAGATCTACGCCTACGGCCTGCGCGACCCACACCGGTTCAGCTGGGACACCCGCACCGGCAAGATGTACCTGGGCAGCATCGGGCAGCACCAGGTCGAGTCGATCTACGAGGTGCGCAGGGGCGACAACTTCGGCTGGAGCGACCGCGAGGGGCCGTTCGTCTACAAGTGGGACTCCGAGGGGTGCGCGGTCTACCCGTTGCCGCCGGACGACCGTCGCCACGGCTACACCTACCCCGTCGCGGCGTACGACCACGACGCGCCGGCGGGCTACTGCAGCGACGTGGGCCGTGCGGTGATCGGCGGCTTCGTCTACCGCGGTGACGACGTGCGGCTGCTGCGGGGCAAGTACCTGTTCGGTGACGGCGTCGACGGCCGGCTGTTCTACACGGACGCGCACCAGATGCGCCGGGGCGTGAAGGACCACACGGACCTCGCCACGCTCTACTCGATGCGCATCTACGACACCGACGGTGACGTGCTGACGATGCAGGACCTGGCCGGTGACGAGCGGGTGGACCTGCGGTTCGGCACGGATGCCGAGGGGGAGCTCTACATCCTCTCGAAGGCCAACGGCACGGTCTGGAAGGTGACCGGGGCACAGTGGAGGAGGCCGTGA
- a CDS encoding ABC transporter substrate-binding protein, with translation MLRAPGGRRRRRVPLLLLAVLLTVTGCAGAGALGAGGRSLVIAIVANPQMNDAIALSDRFEREHGVELKFVSLPENQARAKITASTATQGGEFDIVMISNYETPQWAANGWLTDLGPYLEANPDYDADDFIPSIRDSLSYEGSMYAVPFYGESSFLAYRKDLFAAAGLTMPERPTWEQIAEFAAVLDDDEAGIAGICLRGKPGWGESLAPLTTVVNTFGGRWFDENWNAQLTSPEFRAATQFYVDLVREHGEVGASSAGFSECGTRYTQGQAAMWYDATVMAGTNEDPASSKVVGKSGYAPAPVADTEASGWLYTWALAIPASTENADLAWEFLSWMTDKDYVRLVGEELGWNRVPPGCRQSTYDIPEYRQAASAYADATLDGIRHANQDDTMTRPVPYDGIQFVGIPEFQDLGTRVSQQISAAIAGQQTVDEALRQSQSYAETVGESYRETR, from the coding sequence ATGCTGCGAGCACCGGGCGGACGTCGACGGCGCCGCGTGCCCCTGCTCCTGCTGGCCGTGCTGCTCACCGTCACCGGGTGCGCGGGGGCGGGCGCGCTCGGGGCCGGCGGGCGGTCTCTCGTCATCGCCATCGTGGCCAACCCGCAGATGAACGACGCCATCGCGTTGTCCGACCGCTTCGAGCGCGAACACGGTGTCGAGCTGAAGTTCGTGTCGCTGCCGGAGAACCAGGCGAGGGCGAAGATCACGGCGTCGACCGCCACACAGGGCGGCGAGTTCGACATCGTGATGATCAGTAACTACGAGACGCCGCAGTGGGCGGCCAACGGCTGGCTCACCGACCTGGGCCCGTACCTGGAGGCGAACCCGGACTACGACGCCGACGACTTCATTCCCAGCATCCGCGACTCGCTGTCGTACGAGGGATCGATGTACGCGGTGCCGTTCTACGGCGAGTCGTCGTTCCTCGCCTACCGCAAGGACCTCTTCGCCGCCGCCGGGCTCACGATGCCGGAGCGCCCGACGTGGGAGCAGATCGCCGAGTTCGCCGCGGTGCTGGACGACGACGAGGCGGGCATCGCCGGGATCTGCCTGCGTGGCAAGCCCGGGTGGGGCGAGAGCCTCGCACCGCTCACCACGGTGGTGAACACCTTCGGCGGGCGGTGGTTCGACGAGAACTGGAACGCGCAACTGACGTCGCCGGAGTTCCGTGCGGCTACGCAGTTCTACGTCGACCTGGTGCGGGAGCACGGTGAGGTGGGCGCGTCCAGCGCGGGGTTCTCCGAGTGCGGGACGCGGTACACGCAGGGGCAGGCGGCGATGTGGTACGACGCGACGGTCATGGCGGGCACCAACGAGGACCCGGCCAGCAGCAAGGTCGTCGGCAAGTCCGGCTACGCTCCCGCTCCGGTCGCCGACACGGAGGCGAGCGGCTGGCTCTACACGTGGGCGCTGGCGATTCCGGCGAGCACGGAGAACGCCGACCTCGCCTGGGAGTTCCTGAGCTGGATGACCGACAAGGACTACGTGCGCCTGGTCGGTGAGGAGCTCGGGTGGAACCGTGTGCCACCGGGATGCCGTCAGTCGACGTACGACATTCCCGAGTACCGGCAGGCCGCGAGCGCCTACGCCGACGCGACGCTCGACGGTATCCGCCACGCCAACCAGGACGACACCATGACGCGTCCCGTGCCCTACGACGGCATCCAGTTCGTCGGCATCCCGGAGTTCCAGGACCTGGGCACCAGGGTGAGTCAGCAGATCTCCGCCGCCATCGCCGGGCAGCAGACCGTCGACGAGGCGTTGCGGCAGTCCCAGTCCTATGCCGAGACCGTCGGCGAGTCGTACCGGGAGACCCGATGA
- a CDS encoding LamG-like jellyroll fold domain-containing protein — translation MRTPKRGALALTVALGAASVLPGIAQAVPGGGPGSEAVFPPLRTALVAHYDFEHPTPGDAATEVDLGRSGTTLELVNGGADMRVRDGAHPGSRRSLQTRQVSPTEAGNDDWKAGVFDADGVESLRAFSGATEATVSGWVKVTGDLPAPNSTTPEEGDRYNAVGLAGVLSGDSDGHGVRALLELIQVDGELRLVALGRRVDGGESQTFAASQDWRSLLPRNEWVFLTATFDFDDGTMALYRNGRPLPGFYTRDDDPWDTEGAPEPDRTSDAAPRGIKIGGSFPQNNAERNPCDCRFDGLMFFDRALSPAEVRMQYHWMNRR, via the coding sequence GTGAGAACCCCCAAGCGCGGCGCGCTCGCGCTGACCGTCGCGTTGGGCGCCGCCTCCGTCCTGCCGGGAATCGCTCAGGCGGTTCCCGGTGGCGGTCCCGGCTCGGAAGCCGTGTTCCCTCCACTGCGAACGGCGCTCGTGGCTCACTACGACTTCGAGCACCCGACGCCCGGCGACGCCGCGACGGAGGTCGACCTCGGTCGCTCGGGCACGACGTTGGAACTGGTCAACGGTGGTGCCGACATGCGGGTCCGCGACGGCGCGCACCCGGGTAGCCGCCGCTCTCTCCAGACCCGGCAGGTCTCCCCCACCGAGGCGGGCAACGACGACTGGAAGGCCGGGGTGTTCGACGCGGACGGTGTCGAGAGCCTCCGCGCCTTCAGCGGGGCCACCGAAGCCACGGTCTCGGGCTGGGTGAAGGTGACCGGAGACCTCCCTGCCCCGAACTCGACGACGCCCGAGGAGGGCGACCGCTACAACGCCGTGGGCCTGGCCGGTGTGCTCTCGGGGGACTCGGACGGCCACGGGGTCCGGGCCCTCCTGGAGCTCATCCAGGTGGACGGCGAGCTGCGGCTCGTCGCTCTGGGCCGCCGGGTCGACGGCGGGGAGTCGCAGACGTTCGCCGCGTCGCAGGACTGGCGGAGTCTGCTGCCCCGGAACGAGTGGGTGTTCCTGACCGCGACGTTCGACTTCGACGACGGGACGATGGCACTCTACCGCAACGGACGTCCGCTGCCGGGGTTCTACACCCGCGACGACGACCCGTGGGACACCGAGGGTGCCCCGGAGCCCGACCGGACGTCGGACGCCGCACCGCGCGGTATCAAGATCGGAGGGAGCTTCCCCCAGAACAACGCGGAGCGCAATCCGTGTGACTGCCGGTTCGACGGTCTCATGTTCTTCGACCGGGCGCTGTCGCCCGCCGAGGTGCGCATGCAGTACCACTGGATGAACCGACGCTGA